CTTTTCGCCAGGATCTTGGTGCTGACAGTCTTGATACCTACGAACTGGTCTATGCTATTGAGGAAGAGATGGGAATTGCCATCCCCGACGAAAAAGCAAACGAGTTTGAGACGGTTCGCGACGCCCTTGATTTCCTGAAGTCTCAGCAGAAGTAATGCCGCCGGGTCCGGAGCTGTTGTTCCGGACCCTTGCTTTTCCTCATGGCGTTTCTGCGAGCTGGGTCTGTCGGTGGGAACGTTCCCGACGGGCCGCGAAAAAAAGACCTTCACCTGTTCGAAAACCATGCGGGTTTGAAGTTCCGGAATCTGGAACTCCTCAACCAGGCCTTCTCCCACCGGTCCTACGCAAACGAGCGTGACGATACAATCAGAAATAACGAACGCCTCGAATTTCTTGGAGATTCCGTACTTGGTCTGGTAGTGGCGGAGTATCTTTACATCAAGCTGGGGGATCGCCCCGAGGGTGATCTGGCCCGTATCAAGAGCTTTGTTGTCAGCGAGGACAGTCTTGCCGAGATTGCCCGCAAGATCCGCGTTGACACCTTTATCCTGATCGGCAAGGGAGAAGAGTTCTCCGGGGGGCGCTCCAAAAAGGCGATCCTCGCCGACGCCCTGGAGGCGATCATCGGCGCCTATTTTCTCGATTCCGGCTTCAAGGCCGCACGGCGCTTTGTCATTTCTCATCTGGAACCACAAATCGAGTCAGTCCTGGCCGATCGCCACCGGAAGGATTACAAGACCCTTCTCCAGGAACTGGCCCAGAAAATGTACAAAACCTATCCTCGCTACAGTGTGGAACGAAAAACCGGCCCTGATCACGACAAGACCTTCTGGGTGCAGGTAGATGTGGCGGGCAACACCTATGGACCTGGCATGGGAAAAAACAAGAAAGAGGCGGAGCAGGGCGCTGCAAAATGTGCCTACGCAGTTCTGGCAGAGGAGCCCGAGGATTCCTCAAGCCAGGTTTCGCACAAAGAATAGGGTTCCTTCCGGACTCACCCTTTTTTGTCCCGGGGTTCCCGAGACGGGTGGAATCGAGCCTGGTAGATCGCTCGAGCGATCTCCAGAAGCGTTTCCGGGCGGTTCATTGAGGGATCGTCCAGGATTGTCTCCAGGAGCTCCTCAAGAACGATTCCCAGGGCGGGGCCCGAGGGTATTCCTGCCTGGCTCATCAGGTCCCTCCCGTTTACGGCCAGATCTTTCCGGGTCAGGGGGTGGCCTTCTTCCAGCATGCAGCGTATTCGCCCCTCCAGCTCATCCAGATCGGGCAGAACCGGTGGTCGGCCCAGTTTGCTGCAGATATCAGCTCTCCTGAGGGCCGTGAGGAGGAACACCTCCTCCTCGCCCACGCGGGAGATAAAGCGTCGTACTGCGGCGTCGCTCCACTCGGAGGTATACCCGAACATGTGGTGCCGCACCAGATGAGCCACAGAGCGTATCCGCTCTTTCGAAAAGCGCAGACGGCCAAGAACCTCCTCGGCCATGGAGGCTGATACCTGGTCGTGGCCGTGAAAATGACGCCCCTTCTCATCCTCGGCGCAACAGCGGGGTTTCCCGATGTCGTGGAAGAGTGCTGCCCACCGAAGGTGGGGCGGATCCAGGGGGGCGCAGTCGCAACTGCCCAGGAGATGTTCAAAAACAGGGCTGGGTGTCTCCCGGTCCTCCTCCAGTTCCGGGAGAAACTGCTCCAGGAGACCCGTGTCGCGGAAGAGTCGCCATCCCGAGGAGGGGTGTCTTGCGCGCATGAGTTTTTCCAGCTCCTGGGCGATCCGTTCCTGCGAGACCTGTCCCAGAAGCGGGGCATGGCGGCGGATCGCCTCGGCCACGTCGGGGAGGAGGGCGAAATCCAGGGTGGCAGCAAATCGCACGGCTCGCACCATGCGCAGGGCATCTTCCTGGAACCGATCGTCCCCGGACCCTACGGTGCGGATGACCCGCTCCTTCAGGTCCGCGCGCCCGCCCAGGGGGTCAACCACCTCTCCGGTTTCCGGGTTCAGGGCGATTGCATTAATCGTCAGATCGCGGCGGCGGAGATCCTCCTCCAGGGAGCGGGTATAGGCGATCGTGTCGGGTCTCCGGTGATCGGTATACAACCCGTCGATGCGGTAGGTGGTCACTTCAAAGGAATGATCCTGAAAGAGCACGGTGACTGTCCCGTGTTGCACCCCCGTGGGAATGACCCGGCGGAAGAGGCCCTGTACTTCCTCGGGGGTTGCCGAGGTTGCAAAGTCGTAATCGTCCACCGCTTTTCCCAGGAGGGCGTCTCGCACAGCGCCTCCAACAATGTAGAGTTCGTATCCCTCGCGGGAGAAGACGCTCGCGAAGGCGCGGATTGTTGATGGCACGTGAAGCATGGCGAGAAAGGTAGAGAAGAGGCTCCGTTCTGTCAACGAGCAGCAGGCGCGGTGGAACGAGTAGCAGAATCAGGGGTAACCCGCCAGCAAGGCCGGGGGGACAAAAAAAGCGCGGCCCCGGGAGGCCGCGCTTCTGCAAGATCGCTGGGATTACTGCAGGAGCTGCAGTACCGACTGGGTCTGCTGGTTTGCCTGGGCCAGCATGGCTGTGCTGGACTGAACCAGAATCTGGTTGCGGGTGTAATCCACCACCTCCAGGGCCATATCGACATCACGGATGCGCGATTCTGCAGCCTGCAGGTTTTCAGCTCCCACACTCAAACCAACCCGGGCCATATCAAGACGGTTCTGGTAGGCACCCAGATCAGCTCGTTGCTTGCTCACCGCTCTGAGAGCGGAATCGATCACGGCAATTGAAGAGTTGGCGCTGTCGGGGCTGCTCAGGCTGATGAAGCTTGCCGTGTGCGGCAGACCTGCTGTGCTCTGAAGTCCCAGACCCTGGGCGGTCATGGTGCCGATATAGACCCGTTCCCGCTGATCCATGTTTGCACCGATATGGAACCACATGCTCGCCGTCACGGTGTTGGTCCCGGTATCGCGGGCAAAACGACCGGTGAGGAGGTTCATGCCGTTGAACTGGGCGTGGGACGCAACGCGGTTGATCTCGTCGACCAGCTGGGAGACCTCCACCTGGATCTGCATCCGGTCTTCGGCGGTGTAAATACCGTTGGAAGACTGAACGGCCAGTTCGCGCAGGCGCTGCAGGATGTCCTGGGTCTCCTGAAGATAGCCCTCGGTGGTCTGGATCAGGGAGATACCGTCGGCGGCGTTCCGCTCGGCCTGGTTCAGTCCCCGGATCTGGGAACGCATCTTCTCGCTCACGGCGAGACCGCTGGCGTCATCGCCGGCCCGGTTGATGCGCAGACCGCTGGAGAGCTTCTCCACGTTTCCCTGGACGGTCATGCCGTTGAACTTCTGCTGCCGCTGAGCAAACATCGCGGTCATGTTGTGGTTGATGATCATCTCATCCTCCTTGATGATAGTATGAGAACGTCCCTGTTCTCTGTTTTGTATGTCGGTTGCATCGGGCATCTTCTTGAGAGTTCCGGCTCCCGGTGCAGCCTATTTGACGAGACCCGGTCAGGCCCGGTAGGATAAGACTGGCCGGTAGTATCGTCAGGCATGGAAAGGCCTCGTCGGGGAAAATCGGGACGAACACCGGGAGGGGCTATGGCTGTTCAGAAAGGACTTGTGGTGACCGGGGGAGACGCCCCGCAGGACGCGGTTCGTCTGGGCACCCCTTCACACTGGAGGATTGTGGCTGCCGATTCGGGGATACATCATCTTGCCCGGTACGGTCTGCAGCCTGAGGTGATCCTGGGAGACTTCGATTCCCTGGACGCCACGCTCCTGGAGGAGAACTTTCCTGATGTGCCGCGTCAGGTCTTTGACCGTGCAAAGGATTACACCGATACGGAGCTGGCCCTGACCTATTTCTGGAATCGGGGGGTGACCGATCTGACAATCCTTGGTGGAGGAGGGGGGCGGCTGGATCATCTTCTGGGCCTTCGGGCGCTCTTTGATCGCGTGCCGTACCCGCAACGCTGGATCACCGCCGGGGAAGAGATCTCTGTGGTCGAGGGGGCGATCCGCTTCTCCTCCCGGCCCGGAGAGGTGATTTCCTTCTTTCCTCTGGGAGCCGGTGTGTGCCGTATGCGTTCCCGGGGGTTGCGGTGGGAACTGGATGGTCTGGAATGGCGCCAGGGCGATGCAGGAGTAAGTAATGAATGTACGGGAGAAGAATGCGCTCTCACCATGGTAACCGGACGACTTCTTATGGTCCGCGCTCTCAGGTTTCCTCTGGTTCTCTAGGAGGCGGCTCGCTGGAAGGGCTCTCGCGATCGCTCACAAAGGAGGAGCGTGCGTCCCTTCTGGAGCGGATCGAGAAAAGTCTGAGCCTCGGTGATGGAGCCCGGCGGCAAATCATCCATAGCGAACTCCAGAAAGAGCGTCGCAACGAGCTGATTCAGGCCGATATGGAGCGCCTCACGTTTCGTGAACGGCTGAAGCTCTGGATGTCCGGGCTCTTTCGGGCCGGCGGACAGCGTGAACGCTTTGTTGCGCTTCGCCTCTCCCAGGCGAGGCAACGGGTGAGGGAACACTCCCAGGATATGGCCGATTTCGAGGGCCGGCGTTTTTTACCGGGCCTCCCCCGGGAGATCAGGGCGCTTTGCCGTGCGGCAGAACCGCTTTCCGGTTTCTTTTCCTACATCTGGTATAATCCGTCGGCCCTTCGGACGATGCTGGATTACCTCCTGGCCCGAAGGATACCCGATGCAAAAAACTCGCTTGAACAACTGTGTCCTCTGGAGGAACTACAGGAGACCTTTCGCGAGACGGAATCCCCGGGCAAACTGAAACAGACCGTTCTGGAGCGTCTGAGTAAATATGTGGAGAGCATCCCCGATGCGGTGATCGACGAACTTGAGGGTGGCATGAAACCCCTCTACCTCTTCAAGGATCTGGTCCTCTTTGATTATGATTCGTTTTTTGCGCTCTTCCGTTCGTCCAGGGTCGAGGCGGTGAGTGAGGACGATATCTCCTTCGGGAACGCGCCAGTTTCGACCGCTTTGGAGCGGATAGAAGAGCTGTATCTGGCACTCCACTATTGCAGTCGGGTCGAGGGAGAGCCGTCGATGTACGGGGAGCTGCTCCACGCCTATTGCGCGCTCCGGCAGGAGACGGAACCCGGGACCCCCCTGGAGGATATACCTCCCTTTGATGAAGAAAAGGTTCTGCAGCGAAACCTGCTTCTTCTGGCCCGCGAAGCGTCGAGGCTGCGCGATTCCGTGCCTCTCCAGGATATGATCCGCTTTTTCCGTACCGATCCCTACTACCGGTTTATGGCCTACACCCCCCGGTTGCGACTCCGGGAGTTCTATTATGCCAACCTCAAAATAAAGATGCTGGATCAGCTGGACCAGCGCTTTCAGGAGCTTCGCAAGGGTGCCCTGGATACGATGATACGCAATCTTTTCCCCCGAGGGCTTTCCTCGTTCGAATATTTCAGTCCCGAGGTTGAGACGGGAATTGCTCGCTCGGGGGTCGCCGAATTGCGGGTCCACCGATCTCTCCAGTTCATCTTTACCTTCCTCCAGCGGATTTTTCACGACGATCTATCGGATTTTCTGCGTATTTTGTCCCGCATGATGCCCAGCCGGAACAGGAGCAACTCTGTAGATATTTCTCTCTTTGCCGCTTCTCTGGAGGATCTGGAACAACGCCTTCGGGCCTTTGATATCAGCTTCTCCCCCGATTCAGACGAGGGAAAAACCTTTTACCGCTACCGCTTTGGAACGGCTGACCGGGATGCAAGTCAACTGAACGCCTACCGGGCCTTGATCCAGCAGAAGAACCGCGATGCCCGGGAAACGGCAGAGAAGTTTCAGGAGCTCCTCCAGGGAATACGGGCACGATTCCTCTCCCTGCGACGGGGAAGCATGACCCAGATGAACGAGCGCTACCGGAACTTTGACCCGGCGCCCGGGGAAGATCGCCCCTTTGAAACGCGTCTGGATCGATCGGTGAAGGTCCTCGAATCCACCCAGAACATTCTGGCCCAACTGATACTGCTCGAGAGCGGGTCGGGGAGTTCCTGAGGCGCCCCGGGCAGAGAAGTTCTTCTTCTTCCGGAAGATTAACGCTCCTGGCCGGGCAGAGAGGCGTTTTTGAGTGGAAGTTCCAGGTTGAGAGGGTTCTGCCCCGTCCGGGCGGTAATCTCCAGATATTCAAGAAGCACGGGGTATTCCGAGAAGACCCTGCCAAACTGCTGGAGCGTTTCAACCCGATGGTCGGCGGCTTCCCTGTCCCGTGCAGCAGCCCGAATTGCCTCCTGGAGAGACTCCTCCCGCGTCTGCTGGACGCGACGGTAGGTGTCGCGCGCCAGGCGGTACAGTTGAGGGTCCGGAAGATTCAGGGATTCCACCACGACCGACTGGATTTCGAGGTCAGGAAAACGCGCTTGAAGCTTCCCTGCAACCTTCCGGGCCACAGCAGGGGCGGGAACCAGGAGATCTTCCTCTTCAAGCAACTCTTCCAGGGCTGTTGCGGCAAAAACCAGAGCCGAACCGGTAAGCTCTTTATCGATGGACACGAGCCACGACTCAAGGTTGTCTCCGCCAATACCCCGGGGAGCAAGAGTTGTGAAGTTCTCCGGAAGCGGTCGGTACTGGATGTCCAGGGTCAGTTCCTGGCGAAGCGAGGGAGAACCTTCCAGAAATTGTTCATAGAGCTCGGCCGACGGCAGAAGGGCCGATGTTTCCAGCCGGGCCTGGCGTGGTGCATCGGGAAAGTAGTATATCCGGGCGTTGGTGGGGACCAGAAGTTCCCAGCGCCAGTCAAAAACCCCTGCCTGAAGGGGCTCAGGGTCCCATCCCGAAGTTTTGGTATAGAGCACCGCCACGGTGCCTTCTTGCAACCGAAGCGGTGCGTAGCCCACGCCAAAGGCGATCGCTCCGAATATGATCAGAATGATAAGAATTGCAGCAAACCGTTTCATCTCGTCTGTTCCTTTCCTGCAGGGAGTACTCCCGCAAAGGTTCATTCCTGCAACGAACGATCTTCATCCTACCACAGGAGCGGGGCAGGGCGCACCGGGAAGGAATGACAAAGAGGGGAGATTTCCCCTTTTTTTCCCGAACCGCCCCGGTTCGGTAGAGAACGAGCGGTCACTCGTGGTAGACTTGCCTCCTGTGATGCCAAGGAATCAGCGACGGGGACCCAGAGATACACCTCGGTTCATTCTGGGGTTTTTTGAGAGGTCTATTGTTCTCTCTTCGGGAGGGGCCTTCGTGGCCGCTCTGCTCTATGTGGCAGGAAACTACCAGGCCTTCTCCCAGGAAACTCAGACCTATCTCTTGCGGCTGATTCAGTACCTGGGGGCTTTCTCGGGGTTAACCGCTCTGCTTGCCTTCGCGGGCGAGCTTGTCCTGGTGGTGTCTCGCAGAGAATGGCGACGGTTGTACCGCCTGGCCGGGTTGGTTCTGACGGTCTTCCTGGTGGGGGCTCTCTTCCTGGGGAGCTCGGCCATTATCGTGCTTCAGAAACCACTGTGATCACGCCCCTCTCCCGGAGATCGCCTCTGGAAATACGCAGGATTG
Above is a window of Alkalispirochaeta americana DNA encoding:
- the rnc gene encoding ribonuclease III, with the translated sequence MAFLRAGSVGGNVPDGPRKKDLHLFENHAGLKFRNLELLNQAFSHRSYANERDDTIRNNERLEFLGDSVLGLVVAEYLYIKLGDRPEGDLARIKSFVVSEDSLAEIARKIRVDTFILIGKGEEFSGGRSKKAILADALEAIIGAYFLDSGFKAARRFVISHLEPQIESVLADRHRKDYKTLLQELAQKMYKTYPRYSVERKTGPDHDKTFWVQVDVAGNTYGPGMGKNKKEAEQGAAKCAYAVLAEEPEDSSSQVSHKE
- a CDS encoding DUF5312 family protein encodes the protein MRSHHGNRTTSYGPRSQVSSGSLGGGSLEGLSRSLTKEERASLLERIEKSLSLGDGARRQIIHSELQKERRNELIQADMERLTFRERLKLWMSGLFRAGGQRERFVALRLSQARQRVREHSQDMADFEGRRFLPGLPREIRALCRAAEPLSGFFSYIWYNPSALRTMLDYLLARRIPDAKNSLEQLCPLEELQETFRETESPGKLKQTVLERLSKYVESIPDAVIDELEGGMKPLYLFKDLVLFDYDSFFALFRSSRVEAVSEDDISFGNAPVSTALERIEELYLALHYCSRVEGEPSMYGELLHAYCALRQETEPGTPLEDIPPFDEEKVLQRNLLLLAREASRLRDSVPLQDMIRFFRTDPYYRFMAYTPRLRLREFYYANLKIKMLDQLDQRFQELRKGALDTMIRNLFPRGLSSFEYFSPEVETGIARSGVAELRVHRSLQFIFTFLQRIFHDDLSDFLRILSRMMPSRNRSNSVDISLFAASLEDLEQRLRAFDISFSPDSDEGKTFYRYRFGTADRDASQLNAYRALIQQKNRDARETAEKFQELLQGIRARFLSLRRGSMTQMNERYRNFDPAPGEDRPFETRLDRSVKVLESTQNILAQLILLESGSGSS
- a CDS encoding flagellin N-terminal helical domain-containing protein, translating into MIINHNMTAMFAQRQQKFNGMTVQGNVEKLSSGLRINRAGDDASGLAVSEKMRSQIRGLNQAERNAADGISLIQTTEGYLQETQDILQRLRELAVQSSNGIYTAEDRMQIQVEVSQLVDEINRVASHAQFNGMNLLTGRFARDTGTNTVTASMWFHIGANMDQRERVYIGTMTAQGLGLQSTAGLPHTASFISLSSPDSANSSIAVIDSALRAVSKQRADLGAYQNRLDMARVGLSVGAENLQAAESRIRDVDMALEVVDYTRNQILVQSSTAMLAQANQQTQSVLQLLQ
- a CDS encoding thiamine diphosphokinase, with product MAVQKGLVVTGGDAPQDAVRLGTPSHWRIVAADSGIHHLARYGLQPEVILGDFDSLDATLLEENFPDVPRQVFDRAKDYTDTELALTYFWNRGVTDLTILGGGGGRLDHLLGLRALFDRVPYPQRWITAGEEISVVEGAIRFSSRPGEVISFFPLGAGVCRMRSRGLRWELDGLEWRQGDAGVSNECTGEECALTMVTGRLLMVRALRFPLVL
- the acpP gene encoding acyl carrier protein; protein product: MDELFEKMKKLIAEKLEIEEDKITMDSSFRQDLGADSLDTYELVYAIEEEMGIAIPDEKANEFETVRDALDFLKSQQK
- a CDS encoding CCA tRNA nucleotidyltransferase, with translation MTERSLFSTFLAMLHVPSTIRAFASVFSREGYELYIVGGAVRDALLGKAVDDYDFATSATPEEVQGLFRRVIPTGVQHGTVTVLFQDHSFEVTTYRIDGLYTDHRRPDTIAYTRSLEEDLRRRDLTINAIALNPETGEVVDPLGGRADLKERVIRTVGSGDDRFQEDALRMVRAVRFAATLDFALLPDVAEAIRRHAPLLGQVSQERIAQELEKLMRARHPSSGWRLFRDTGLLEQFLPELEEDRETPSPVFEHLLGSCDCAPLDPPHLRWAALFHDIGKPRCCAEDEKGRHFHGHDQVSASMAEEVLGRLRFSKERIRSVAHLVRHHMFGYTSEWSDAAVRRFISRVGEEEVFLLTALRRADICSKLGRPPVLPDLDELEGRIRCMLEEGHPLTRKDLAVNGRDLMSQAGIPSGPALGIVLEELLETILDDPSMNRPETLLEIARAIYQARFHPSREPRDKKG